The following proteins are encoded in a genomic region of Gimesia algae:
- a CDS encoding outer membrane protein assembly factor BamB family protein — MRRINMVLVGSVVLFLTASLASAGDWAHWRGPEHNGISRETNLVADWNLDGKNILWKSDIGGRSAPIILDGRVYLNCRTHHDVTDPVEKIHAREQVVCWDAKNGDLLWKDEFNVFQTDIPSPRVGWASMAGDTETGNVFVHSVSGLFRCYSPEGKILWETSLAEDYGKISGYGGRTQTPVVDENRVIVSFLQLNWGKTASPPPKQAYYAFDKKTGKLLWTAAPGGAPLDTNYSVPIVTVIDGTRMLIAGNADGGCYAMNARTGETLWGFQMSKRGLNTSPVADGKYVYISHGEDNIDTVDFGRVQCIDGSLRGDITKTGSVWRVDGIKAGYTSLLVKDGILYVVADTGRMYAYDSKDGKELWTYNLGTVGKGSPVWADGKLYVMEVNGNIHILKPSREKCEELSHVQLLARVDKGMDEIYASPAIADGRIYFVTRDRTICIGDKNRKPSSDPVPPLAEEKPMQDKIASIQLVPYEVAVTQGEKIDYEILAYDANGRFIKKVDAKLTPGPGMEAVKVDGMSVTTPSDLKAPAAGTVSVKVGDATSEARIRVFPPLPWKFDAQGLKGKQVPPAWVNAFLKLQPNEVDGTTAFKSSPGKGRPSASIWLGPSNMSELAPNGYTVQADVYLKEQKRKLASLGVTVNRYDLILKGNSSKLAIQSWAPHKRMAKEVKFRANPDTWYTMKLKVDIKDGQAVVKGKAWPRDKPEPEEWTIEATDPHANTEGSPGIYLYRLADGYIDNIIVSEDK; from the coding sequence ATGCGAAGAATAAACATGGTGCTCGTCGGCTCCGTTGTGCTGTTTCTAACCGCCTCTCTTGCATCTGCAGGCGACTGGGCACATTGGCGTGGCCCGGAACACAATGGCATTTCTCGTGAAACTAACCTGGTTGCCGACTGGAATCTGGACGGCAAAAACATTTTGTGGAAATCGGATATTGGTGGTCGTTCCGCACCGATCATTTTAGACGGTCGCGTTTATCTCAACTGTCGAACTCATCATGATGTCACTGACCCGGTAGAGAAAATCCATGCCCGGGAACAGGTTGTCTGCTGGGATGCCAAAAACGGTGATCTCCTCTGGAAAGATGAGTTCAATGTTTTTCAGACCGACATCCCCTCACCGCGCGTTGGCTGGGCCAGTATGGCCGGCGATACGGAAACCGGAAATGTTTTCGTGCACTCCGTCAGTGGTCTGTTTCGCTGTTATTCTCCCGAAGGTAAAATTCTCTGGGAAACATCACTGGCCGAAGATTACGGAAAGATCTCCGGCTATGGTGGTCGTACGCAGACTCCGGTCGTTGATGAAAATCGTGTGATCGTCAGCTTTCTGCAGCTTAACTGGGGCAAAACAGCGTCCCCTCCACCAAAGCAGGCTTACTACGCGTTCGATAAAAAAACCGGCAAACTGCTCTGGACTGCTGCTCCCGGTGGTGCTCCATTAGACACAAATTATTCGGTGCCGATCGTCACAGTCATTGATGGCACCCGCATGTTAATCGCTGGAAATGCCGATGGTGGCTGCTATGCGATGAATGCCAGAACCGGAGAAACACTCTGGGGCTTCCAGATGTCCAAGCGTGGCCTGAATACATCACCCGTAGCTGATGGCAAATACGTTTACATCTCACATGGTGAAGACAACATCGATACCGTCGACTTTGGACGTGTTCAATGTATCGACGGATCTTTGCGTGGTGACATTACCAAGACAGGCAGTGTCTGGCGTGTTGATGGCATCAAAGCCGGCTATACCAGCCTGCTGGTGAAAGACGGCATCCTGTATGTAGTAGCTGACACCGGTCGAATGTATGCCTACGACAGTAAGGACGGTAAAGAACTCTGGACCTATAACCTGGGTACTGTCGGAAAAGGATCTCCTGTCTGGGCCGATGGTAAACTGTACGTGATGGAAGTGAATGGCAACATTCACATCCTGAAACCCAGCCGAGAAAAATGTGAAGAACTTTCGCACGTCCAACTGCTGGCACGCGTTGATAAAGGGATGGATGAAATTTATGCCTCCCCGGCCATAGCCGACGGTCGCATCTATTTCGTTACCCGCGACAGAACAATCTGCATTGGTGATAAGAACAGAAAACCAAGCAGTGATCCCGTGCCTCCACTGGCTGAAGAAAAGCCGATGCAGGATAAAATCGCTTCTATTCAACTGGTCCCTTACGAGGTCGCTGTGACACAGGGGGAAAAGATTGACTATGAAATCCTGGCTTACGATGCGAATGGTCGCTTCATTAAAAAGGTCGATGCCAAACTGACTCCGGGTCCAGGTATGGAAGCGGTGAAAGTGGACGGCATGAGCGTCACAACTCCCTCCGATCTGAAAGCCCCTGCTGCAGGTACCGTTTCAGTCAAAGTGGGTGATGCAACCTCAGAAGCACGGATTCGCGTTTTCCCACCACTGCCCTGGAAATTTGATGCCCAGGGATTAAAAGGCAAGCAGGTTCCCCCAGCCTGGGTGAATGCATTTCTGAAACTGCAACCCAACGAGGTGGATGGAACAACGGCATTTAAATCCAGCCCCGGTAAAGGTCGACCCAGTGCCAGCATCTGGCTGGGGCCCTCCAATATGAGTGAACTGGCTCCTAACGGGTACACGGTTCAGGCTGATGTTTATCTCAAAGAGCAAAAACGTAAGCTGGCCAGCCTGGGTGTGACTGTGAATCGATATGACCTGATTCTGAAAGGGAATTCCAGTAAACTGGCGATTCAGAGTTGGGCTCCCCACAAACGAATGGCAAAAGAAGTTAAGTTCCGTGCAAACCCTGACACCTGGTATACTATGAAACTGAAAGTCGATATCAAGGATGGCCAGGCTGTCGTTAAAGGTAAAGCCTGGCCGCGCGATAAACCGGAACCGGAAGAGTGGACCATTGAAGCCACTGACCCCCATGCAAATACCGAGGGCAGCCCCGGGATTTATCTTTACCGTCTCGCCGATGGCTACATCGATAACATCATTGTCTCTGAGGATAAATAA
- a CDS encoding outer membrane protein assembly factor BamB family protein → MKKSLIRFALLNSLACFAVMTTGCESSDSTKPSPQAKTELGGSAPLEEAGSTTVDAGVDVPEAEPDMKKSEPKLDTDGNPIESKSETPEPAKPAAEPKPESKPAPKAESKPAPKTEEKPKSEKTSEAKPKATGKSVVTGDWPMWGGDPTRNMVNKTTGLNLSFKPGEGEDKGENVLWVSKLGSQTYGNPVVAGGQVYVGTNNGGKYRPKYEDDLGVVLCFDDKTGDFKWQLSREKLPQGRVNDWPEQGICSAPCIEGERLWVVTNRCELMCLDTKGFYDNENDGPHKDEKETDKEDADIIWSLDMIEDLGVFPHNLATSSPVVHGDTVFLLTSNGVDEAHLEVPAPRAPCFLAVNKNTGEIIWEDNTPFDNILHGQWSSPAIGVVNGKTQVYFPGGDGWLYAFTPEGDGEGNGKLIWKFDLNPKDSKWELGGRGTRNALISTPVFYNNSVILGVGQDPEHGEGVGHIYRIDATKTGDISPQISDGKDGWKDNPNSGKIWHYGGEDVDGKLTGKKGDLLFRRTMSTVAIDDGLVYAPDLSGFVHCLDFETGKRYWEYDMFAACWGSPMVVDGKVLIGNEDGMLVILKAGKEKKLLDEKTFNSSIYSTPTIANGKMYVSDRSQLYSIKVTD, encoded by the coding sequence ATGAAAAAGTCTTTAATTCGATTTGCCCTGTTGAACTCCCTTGCCTGCTTCGCAGTCATGACAACAGGTTGCGAATCCAGCGACTCGACGAAACCATCTCCCCAGGCAAAAACCGAACTGGGCGGATCTGCTCCTCTGGAAGAAGCAGGTTCGACTACGGTTGACGCAGGAGTAGATGTACCTGAAGCAGAACCCGATATGAAAAAATCGGAACCCAAACTGGACACTGATGGAAATCCCATAGAATCCAAGTCAGAAACTCCTGAACCGGCCAAACCGGCAGCAGAGCCCAAACCGGAATCAAAACCTGCTCCCAAAGCAGAGTCCAAACCGGCGCCGAAAACCGAAGAAAAACCAAAGTCTGAAAAGACTTCAGAGGCGAAACCGAAAGCAACTGGTAAATCAGTCGTCACCGGTGACTGGCCCATGTGGGGTGGTGACCCCACTCGTAACATGGTCAATAAAACCACGGGCCTCAATTTAAGCTTCAAACCTGGTGAAGGTGAAGACAAAGGCGAAAACGTCCTCTGGGTTTCCAAACTGGGTTCACAGACTTATGGAAACCCGGTTGTAGCTGGCGGACAGGTTTACGTCGGAACCAATAACGGCGGTAAGTATCGTCCTAAGTATGAGGATGACCTGGGCGTGGTCCTTTGCTTTGATGATAAAACCGGCGATTTTAAATGGCAGCTATCCCGTGAAAAACTGCCTCAGGGCCGCGTGAACGACTGGCCGGAACAGGGAATCTGTTCTGCTCCCTGCATTGAAGGTGAGCGTTTGTGGGTCGTCACTAATCGTTGTGAACTGATGTGCCTGGATACAAAAGGCTTTTATGACAACGAAAATGATGGTCCTCACAAAGACGAAAAAGAGACTGACAAAGAAGACGCCGATATTATCTGGTCTCTGGATATGATCGAAGATCTGGGTGTCTTCCCGCATAACCTCGCCACCAGTTCTCCTGTTGTGCACGGCGACACTGTCTTCCTGCTGACATCCAATGGTGTTGATGAGGCACACTTGGAAGTGCCTGCTCCCCGGGCCCCCTGTTTTCTGGCGGTCAATAAAAATACCGGAGAAATTATCTGGGAAGATAACACACCCTTCGATAACATTCTGCACGGTCAATGGTCCTCTCCTGCGATCGGTGTCGTAAATGGCAAAACACAGGTCTATTTCCCTGGTGGAGACGGGTGGCTGTATGCTTTCACTCCCGAAGGTGACGGCGAAGGTAATGGCAAATTGATCTGGAAGTTTGACCTGAATCCTAAGGATTCCAAATGGGAACTCGGTGGTCGAGGAACTCGAAATGCCCTCATCAGTACCCCTGTTTTCTATAATAACAGTGTCATTCTAGGCGTAGGACAAGACCCCGAACATGGTGAAGGCGTTGGTCATATCTATCGGATAGATGCGACTAAAACCGGCGACATCAGTCCACAGATCTCTGATGGTAAAGATGGCTGGAAAGACAACCCGAATTCAGGAAAGATCTGGCATTACGGCGGTGAAGACGTCGATGGCAAGCTGACCGGTAAAAAAGGTGATCTGCTGTTCCGTCGCACTATGTCGACGGTCGCTATCGATGATGGACTGGTCTACGCTCCGGACTTGAGTGGATTCGTACATTGCCTCGACTTCGAAACCGGTAAACGTTACTGGGAATACGATATGTTTGCAGCCTGCTGGGGTTCTCCGATGGTTGTCGATGGAAAAGTCCTGATTGGAAATGAAGATGGCATGCTGGTCATCCTCAAGGCAGGTAAAGAAAAGAAACTGCTGGATGAGAAAACATTCAACTCTTCTATCTACAGTACCCCCACCATTGCCAACGGCAAAATGTATGTCTCTGATCGATCACAGCTCTATTCGATCAAAGTGACTGACTAA
- a CDS encoding dolichyl-phosphate beta-glucosyltransferase: MSSAIIVIPCFNEEKRLEVLQFRKYALAHPKHQFLFVNDGSSDRTGLILDDLQAAVPESFDVLHLSRNQGKAEAVRQGMLQAFQADVDYAGYWDADLATPLDMIPEFTQQLDQVPQLSLVIGARVKLLGRQIERQQLRHYLGRIFATAASTVLQLPIYDTQCGAKLFRVSHESRTLFSTQFLTNWIFDVELLARARQLEKFYQCDSLETTVYELPLSRWQDVAGSKVKPHDFLKAFFELCSIYWYYLRPALKKPFATLPVASSSDRVRKAA, translated from the coding sequence ATGTCTTCTGCCATCATAGTCATTCCCTGTTTCAATGAAGAAAAACGACTGGAAGTACTCCAGTTTCGGAAATATGCTTTGGCACATCCGAAGCATCAGTTTCTATTTGTTAACGATGGCAGTAGTGATCGCACCGGGTTAATTCTTGATGACCTGCAGGCAGCAGTTCCTGAGTCATTTGACGTACTGCATCTGTCCCGCAATCAGGGAAAAGCGGAAGCAGTCAGACAGGGGATGCTGCAAGCCTTCCAGGCAGATGTCGATTATGCCGGCTACTGGGATGCAGATCTGGCGACTCCTCTGGACATGATACCCGAATTTACACAACAACTGGATCAGGTCCCGCAACTCTCTCTAGTGATTGGGGCCCGCGTCAAGTTGCTTGGCAGGCAGATTGAGCGACAGCAGTTAAGACATTATCTGGGACGCATCTTTGCAACAGCCGCCTCGACAGTATTACAACTCCCCATTTATGATACCCAGTGTGGTGCCAAACTCTTTCGTGTCAGCCATGAAAGCCGAACCCTGTTTTCAACACAATTCTTAACCAACTGGATTTTTGATGTGGAATTACTGGCTCGTGCCCGACAGCTGGAAAAGTTTTATCAGTGTGATTCGCTGGAAACCACGGTATATGAACTGCCTCTATCACGCTGGCAGGATGTAGCGGGATCAAAAGTGAAACCACATGATTTTCTGAAAGCATTCTTCGAACTCTGTTCCATCTACTGGTATTACCTGCGTCCTGCACTGAAAAAACCATTCGCCACATTGCCTGTTGCTTCGAGTTCAGACAGAGTCCGCAAGGCAGCCTAG
- a CDS encoding DUF4159 domain-containing protein — MECLQFRRAHGALRWTMTGAICIAVFFPFNATASAQELTAQAVVDSIDRGRDFLVKNQNADGSWPTRGGSHEVGISCLALMAIINSGMTAKDEPVQRGLKYLRTLRAPDPRGTYQTGLMIMALAAAKDGKRDHTLIQSLVLQLEKSQVKTGPDAGGWGYGPGMAIGGGGTADRSNSQYAVLALRDAVHAGVPVSTNTWKLIKQYWGTQQSSDGGWGYQSKVGASRGSMTVAGIATMVIVNSMLGDELEINPDGTPNCCVNKDDDESIERAIRWMANHFSVGSNPGVNSWLLYYLYGLERAGRLSGTRFFGKHDWYREGAAFLTERQSVRDGSWKGAGQESDPVLGTSFVLLFLSKGLAPVLINKLEYNSDAQVKRKPDTLPNWNHHQNDILNLTDALSGRPDWPKLLTWQTVNLDLAIQGAGVSVLRQAPVLFLSGLDDPKFDAKQVATLKQYVEQGGFIFAVDNCNGAGFDRGFRELIKKMYPQGEVQLKRLTADHPVFRCEYLLDAESVELYGVDVGCRTSIIYCPDDLACLWDKWMRFPSKDRSVKATSMITRAIRIGTNVIAYATGREPPNKLDQEELANTEGKQNQIERGFLQIAKIRHTGTWDAAPRALSNLLKALNQKAGMIASTKTPSLPASDPNLMQYPLIYMHGRSQFSLSKSEQANIRQALENGAVLFADACCGSQPFDQSFRQMIREMFPTRELKRIPIEHPLFSEQTGYDVRRVRRRQMEVDDVNQPLKAQTLVVEPLLEGIEIDGHLAVIYSKYDISCALEQQASVACAGYLTQDAVNLALNIVRYALLQDIAFKNKVEGIKVD, encoded by the coding sequence ATGGAATGTTTGCAATTTCGAAGAGCGCACGGGGCGTTGCGCTGGACGATGACAGGTGCCATCTGCATTGCTGTCTTTTTCCCATTTAATGCGACTGCATCTGCACAGGAACTGACAGCTCAAGCCGTCGTCGACTCGATTGACCGGGGGCGTGACTTTCTGGTTAAAAATCAGAATGCAGATGGTTCTTGGCCGACTCGTGGTGGTAGCCATGAAGTTGGTATCAGTTGCCTGGCCTTGATGGCGATCATCAACAGTGGCATGACAGCCAAAGATGAACCCGTGCAGCGTGGTCTCAAGTATCTGCGTACGTTGCGTGCTCCTGATCCTCGGGGAACATATCAGACCGGTTTGATGATTATGGCACTGGCTGCTGCGAAAGATGGGAAACGCGACCACACATTGATCCAGTCGCTGGTCCTGCAGCTCGAAAAAAGTCAGGTCAAAACAGGTCCCGATGCTGGCGGCTGGGGGTATGGCCCTGGTATGGCGATCGGAGGAGGGGGAACAGCTGATCGCAGTAACAGTCAGTATGCGGTTCTGGCGCTCAGAGATGCGGTCCATGCCGGTGTTCCAGTCAGTACCAATACCTGGAAACTGATCAAACAGTATTGGGGAACTCAGCAGAGCTCAGATGGTGGTTGGGGTTATCAGTCGAAAGTCGGAGCCAGTCGGGGCAGTATGACCGTTGCAGGGATCGCGACCATGGTGATCGTGAATTCCATGCTGGGAGATGAGCTGGAGATCAATCCGGATGGAACCCCCAATTGTTGCGTTAATAAAGACGATGATGAGTCAATCGAACGTGCTATCCGCTGGATGGCGAATCACTTTTCCGTGGGCAGTAATCCTGGAGTCAACTCCTGGTTGTTGTATTATCTGTACGGACTCGAACGCGCCGGCCGACTGAGTGGAACACGGTTTTTTGGTAAACACGACTGGTACCGTGAAGGCGCGGCATTCCTTACAGAACGACAATCTGTTCGGGATGGTTCCTGGAAAGGCGCCGGTCAGGAAAGTGATCCCGTACTGGGCACCAGTTTTGTACTACTCTTTCTCTCCAAAGGTTTAGCTCCGGTCCTCATCAATAAACTGGAATACAATTCCGATGCTCAGGTCAAGCGGAAGCCGGATACGCTTCCGAACTGGAATCATCATCAGAATGATATATTGAACCTGACCGATGCTTTGTCCGGCCGTCCCGACTGGCCGAAGCTGCTTACCTGGCAAACCGTCAATCTGGATCTGGCAATCCAGGGGGCCGGCGTTTCGGTACTCAGGCAGGCGCCGGTCCTGTTTCTCAGCGGTCTGGATGATCCGAAATTCGATGCAAAGCAAGTAGCCACCCTCAAACAGTACGTGGAGCAGGGGGGCTTTATTTTCGCCGTTGATAACTGTAACGGAGCAGGCTTTGATCGGGGATTCCGCGAGCTCATAAAAAAAATGTATCCCCAGGGGGAAGTACAGCTGAAGCGACTGACTGCCGACCATCCCGTTTTCCGTTGTGAGTATCTCCTGGATGCAGAAAGTGTCGAGTTGTACGGAGTCGATGTCGGCTGTCGCACGTCGATTATTTACTGTCCTGATGATCTGGCCTGTCTGTGGGATAAGTGGATGCGTTTCCCGTCAAAAGATCGTTCGGTCAAAGCCACCTCAATGATCACCCGGGCAATTCGGATTGGTACTAACGTGATTGCGTATGCCACTGGCCGTGAACCACCTAACAAGCTGGATCAGGAAGAGCTGGCGAATACAGAAGGCAAGCAGAATCAGATCGAACGCGGATTCCTGCAGATTGCCAAGATTCGGCACACAGGAACCTGGGACGCTGCACCGCGGGCTCTCAGTAACTTGTTGAAAGCGCTGAATCAGAAGGCGGGCATGATTGCTTCTACGAAAACTCCCAGCCTGCCCGCCAGCGATCCGAATCTGATGCAGTATCCTTTGATTTATATGCATGGGCGAAGTCAGTTCAGTCTGTCGAAGTCAGAACAGGCGAATATCAGACAGGCGCTGGAGAATGGTGCCGTGCTGTTCGCTGATGCCTGTTGTGGTTCACAACCGTTTGATCAGAGTTTTCGTCAGATGATTCGAGAAATGTTTCCGACGCGCGAGTTGAAGCGGATTCCGATTGAGCATCCCCTATTTTCAGAGCAGACAGGGTATGATGTCCGCCGCGTCAGGCGTCGTCAAATGGAAGTCGACGATGTGAATCAGCCGCTGAAAGCACAGACACTCGTAGTGGAACCCTTACTGGAGGGAATTGAGATCGATGGGCATCTGGCAGTCATTTACAGTAAATACGACATCAGTTGCGCTCTGGAGCAGCAAGCGTCAGTGGCGTGTGCGGGTTACTTAACACAGGATGCGGTCAATCTGGCATTGAATATCGTTCGCTATGCCTTACTTCAGGATATTGCCTTCAAAAATAAGGTCGAAGGCATTAAAGTCGATTAA
- a CDS encoding AAA family ATPase has translation MANEKRDYDDFLEKLKRHHDVMVEELHKVIIGQDAVIEQILAAIFTGGHCLLVGVPGLAKTLLVSTIARILDCEFKRIQFTPDLMPSDITGTNVLEEEDSGRRSFRFVQGPVFTNILLADEINRTPPKTQAALLQSMQEREVTVGQTTYDLPDPFFVIATQNPIEQEGTYPLPEAQLDRFMFNIKVEYPNLEEEEKILASTSQSEKPEIRKVLSAKSIVYLQRQINMIEVGPMTINYVTRLVRATRPSDGSAPAFVKQMVDWGAGPRAGQYLIAGGKAIAAMSGRASVSLNDIRRVAVPVLRHRISTNFQAQAEGMVTEDIIARLLEEIPEPSIPKYE, from the coding sequence TTGGCCAACGAAAAACGCGATTACGATGATTTTCTGGAGAAACTGAAACGTCACCACGATGTCATGGTGGAAGAACTGCATAAAGTCATCATTGGGCAGGACGCCGTCATTGAACAGATACTGGCTGCGATTTTTACCGGGGGGCATTGTCTGCTGGTGGGCGTACCCGGTCTGGCAAAAACATTGCTGGTCAGTACGATCGCCCGTATTCTGGACTGTGAGTTCAAGCGGATTCAGTTTACCCCCGACCTGATGCCCTCTGATATCACCGGAACGAATGTGCTCGAAGAAGAGGATTCCGGCCGCCGTTCCTTTCGCTTTGTACAAGGCCCGGTTTTCACCAATATTCTCCTGGCAGACGAAATCAACCGAACGCCCCCCAAAACTCAGGCGGCTTTACTGCAGTCCATGCAGGAGCGCGAAGTCACTGTAGGGCAGACGACATACGACCTGCCTGATCCATTCTTTGTGATCGCCACACAGAACCCCATTGAACAGGAAGGGACATATCCACTGCCCGAAGCACAGTTGGACCGCTTTATGTTTAATATTAAAGTGGAATACCCCAACCTCGAAGAGGAAGAAAAAATCCTGGCATCGACCAGCCAGAGCGAGAAACCTGAAATCCGAAAAGTCCTGTCAGCGAAATCGATCGTCTATCTGCAACGCCAGATCAATATGATTGAAGTCGGCCCGATGACGATTAACTATGTCACTCGACTGGTGAGAGCAACACGTCCATCAGATGGATCGGCTCCCGCTTTTGTGAAACAGATGGTCGACTGGGGCGCAGGACCACGTGCAGGCCAGTATCTGATTGCAGGCGGAAAAGCGATTGCCGCCATGTCAGGCCGGGCGAGCGTCTCGTTGAATGATATCAGAAGGGTAGCGGTCCCCGTGCTCAGACATCGTATCTCCACCAATTTTCAGGCCCAGGCTGAAGGTATGGTAACCGAAGATATTATTGCCCGCTTATTGGAAGAGATCCCGGAACCCAGTATTCCTAAGTATGAATGA
- a CDS encoding protein kinase domain-containing protein: MIFFNKKSQKKKLSVELVSMRLVSQQDMDSCLQELQEKSTDDDQLIRLLERKNLITSFQAGRLKTNEFDGLVLGDNKLMYQNASGSFARVYRAASLHDGRMVGVKVLRQRWAQDPETVKMFHREAEVCKQFQHKNIVSIYDVGVQDDTHYFTMEFVEGGNLRDFITIRKKLSPIEAINYTVDICEGLEYANRLGYTHRDMKPTNVLMSIQGVAKLIDFGLAGEDDASGAGEAHQRAVEYGTLEKSTGAPRNDPRSDLYFVGTIFYELLSGKPPFPRTKDIEERKRPSRYSQVPPITTLEPDLPTPIVNVLEKLMAYQPVQRYQSATEAIQDLLEVRAQLGEAGTADKPAESKPSAEQELKMVIAPPTILCVENRPKHQDVLREYLTKHGYRVLILSDIERALNRIKENAPDCVVFMEDSIGAGALEAFNNSLAMDADLAAVLVLSEKNASAKKALQKTDRSRILVQPIKIRNLRAKIQKVLQHQLNDSAELTAH; encoded by the coding sequence ATGATTTTTTTCAATAAGAAGTCACAAAAGAAAAAGCTCAGTGTGGAATTAGTCAGCATGCGACTCGTTTCACAGCAGGATATGGATTCCTGTCTTCAGGAGCTTCAGGAAAAATCAACTGATGATGATCAGCTCATTCGCCTGTTAGAGCGTAAGAATCTCATCACTTCTTTTCAGGCAGGTCGGCTCAAAACCAACGAGTTCGATGGACTGGTACTCGGTGATAATAAGCTCATGTATCAGAATGCTTCCGGGAGTTTTGCCCGCGTATACCGGGCTGCTTCATTGCACGATGGTCGCATGGTCGGCGTTAAGGTTCTCCGGCAGCGCTGGGCTCAAGATCCCGAAACGGTCAAAATGTTTCATCGGGAAGCTGAAGTCTGTAAACAGTTTCAACACAAAAATATTGTGTCGATTTATGATGTAGGAGTTCAGGACGATACGCACTACTTTACAATGGAATTTGTCGAAGGTGGAAACCTGCGAGATTTCATAACGATCCGCAAAAAGTTATCTCCCATTGAAGCAATTAACTATACCGTGGATATCTGCGAAGGTCTGGAGTATGCCAATCGCCTGGGATATACTCATCGAGATATGAAACCCACCAACGTCCTGATGTCAATTCAGGGGGTTGCTAAACTGATTGACTTTGGACTGGCAGGCGAAGATGACGCCAGTGGTGCCGGGGAAGCACACCAGCGGGCTGTTGAATACGGAACACTGGAAAAATCGACGGGAGCACCCCGTAACGATCCCCGCAGCGACCTCTATTTTGTCGGCACTATCTTTTATGAACTGCTCAGTGGTAAGCCCCCCTTCCCCAGAACGAAAGATATTGAAGAACGAAAGCGACCCTCACGCTATTCACAGGTCCCTCCCATTACGACGCTCGAACCAGATCTGCCCACTCCCATTGTAAACGTGCTGGAAAAGCTGATGGCCTACCAGCCTGTTCAACGTTATCAGTCAGCAACCGAGGCCATTCAGGATCTGCTGGAAGTGCGTGCCCAACTAGGTGAAGCTGGCACAGCTGATAAACCGGCTGAATCGAAGCCCTCCGCTGAGCAGGAATTAAAAATGGTGATCGCTCCCCCCACAATTTTGTGTGTGGAGAACCGTCCCAAACACCAGGATGTCCTCAGAGAATATCTCACCAAGCATGGTTATCGAGTACTGATTCTCAGCGATATAGAACGGGCCCTGAACCGCATTAAGGAAAATGCGCCTGATTGTGTGGTCTTCATGGAAGATTCGATTGGAGCGGGTGCTCTGGAAGCATTCAATAATTCGCTGGCGATGGATGCCGATCTGGCTGCTGTGCTTGTGCTCTCTGAGAAAAATGCCAGCGCGAAAAAAGCACTTCAGAAAACGGATCGTTCGCGAATTCTGGTTCAACCGATCAAAATTCGGAACCTGCGAGCCAAAATTCAGAAAGTGCTGCAGCATCAGCTTAACGACTCAGCAGAACTGACTGCTCATTGA